TCTTCATACCATTTTCACAATCTTTTTTTATTTGATCATATAACATATTAAAATTTCTCCTTTACTCTTGTTCCCATATTTTCATCATCAAATACCCTAACCATATTTGCTGGATCATCAATGCCAAAAACTATTAGGGGCATATTATTGTCCATACAAAGTGATGTGGCTGTTGTATCCATGATTTTAAGTTCTTTTTGAAGTATGTCTTTATAAGTCAATTTATCAAATTTGACTGCATCATCGTATTTATTAGGATCTTTGTCATATATACCATCTGTGCCTGTTTTGCCTAACAAGATCACATCAGCATCTATTTCTAGAGCCCTTAGGCTAGCTGTGGTATCTGTTGAAAAATATGGCAAACCAGTACCAGCAGAAAATATTACTATCCTGCCTTTTTCTAGATGTCTTTCTGCCCTACGTCTTATATATGGTTCTGCAACTTCCCTCATAGAAATAGCTGTCATAAGTCTAGTATCGAGTCCTATTTCTTCTAGGGTTCCCTGGATCCTAAGACCATTCATAACAGTACCAAGCATACCTATAGTATCAGAGCTAGCCCTGTCTATGGTTTTGCCAGACCTGCCTCTCCAGAAATTGCCACCGCCAACTACTATTGCCACTTGTACGCCTCTATCGGCTAATATTTTTATATTTTGGCAAATCTTTAAGATCATTTCATCGTCAAAGCCAAAACCTGCCTTGCCAGCAAGGGCTTCACCGCTTAGTTTTAATACTACTCTTTTAAAATCCTGCAAAATATTCCTCCTACTTATAACTAATTATAACCTATAAATGATAACATTTGCAAGGCTAATTCTAATTTAATTTTTTTAGTCCTAAAATGAACCTGTCATCCACTTTTCTTGTTTATAAATTATATGGGCAATGATACTTATCAAAACATTCGAAATGGCCATAGCAAGCCATATACCGGTAGCACCAAAATCAGTCATATGTTTAAAGTAAAACAAGAGAGGAATCCTTATTACCCAAAGCCTGACAACATCTATGAACATAGCATACTTGCTATTGCCAGATCCTTGGAATAGTCCCTGGTAGACAAAAAACATATTTAACATCAAAAGTGTTATGAGTGTATAGGTCATATAGGTATTGGCCTGGATCATCAAATTTGAATCAGCAGGTGCATCTATAAAAAATTGTAAAATCTCAATCCTATAAATATAACCAACTATAGCTATGATGATTGACATGATAATAATTATGATAGAGGCCTTTTTGAAAGTCTCCTTGACCCTATCAATATTTCCACTTCCTATATTCTGACCAATAATACTTGTAATGGCTGATCCTATACCTCCTGGTGGAATATTTAAAAGGCCTGATATCCTATTAACCATGCCGTAAGCAGCAACTGTATCAGTACCATAGGATTGGATAAAAGAATTTAGGATTATAAAACCTACTGCTGCACCCATTTGGCCAATAACTGATGGGGTAGCTATGGTATAAATTTTTTGTAAAATTGTCCTTTCCCATTTTATAAAAATTAAAGATGAGTAATTTAATTTTATCAAATCCTTATTAAATCTCAAATGTATAAGTCCAAATATAATCATAAGTATCTGGGTCACAACTGTAGCAAGGGCTGCCCCTTTTACACCCAAACCCAGTCCCCTTAAACCTATATAAGGTATTTTATCAAAAATAAAAAATGGATTTAAAACCATATTCATAATAACACATGATGTACTTATGAGAGTTGGTATAGAGTTTTTGCCCTGGGCTTGAAAAACTGCAGCATAAACAAAATATAAGAAGATAGCAGGGATACCAAAATAAGAATATTTCAAATAAATAACTGAAAATTCATATAGTTCTCCCTTAGCCCCCATCATACCTACAATAAAATCTGCTGTGAAATATCCTACAACCATAAAGACAATAGAAAATAAAAGGGAAATATTTATTATTGTGTCATTATATTTTTGGGCAAGTTTTATTTCATCCCTTCCTATAAGCTGAGAAATCAGAGAAATTGCAGCTATAGATAGGCCCATACCAATAGAATTGAATAAAAAAATAACTGGCCAAGTAAAAGATGTCGCTGCAAACTCAGCAGTTCCCAGTTTACCAAGCCAAAAAGCATCTGCCAAAGTATATAATTGTTGGATGAAGTTATTTAAAATAATAGGAATAGCTATTACACTTATGGCCTTATAGATATTGCCATGTAAAATCAATTCCCTACGATCTGCCCTCATAGAATCTCCTAAATATATGTACAAAATTATATGTCAAAAAACATTATTACAATAAATTATATGCCTTGAAGAAAAACTTCTCAAGGTCAAATTCATATCTCAATTAGCTTTAATACTTAATAATTATTTATAACCAAAAAAATAATACAGGTCAATATTTTGTATAAAATGTTTAGCAAGAAATTCTCAACATAAAAAGAGAACGCTGATTTTTCAACGTTCTCTTGATGTTACTGGTGCGGGATAAAGGAGTCGAACCTTCACGAGAAATTCTCACTAGATCCTAAGTCTAGCGCGTCTGCCAATTCCGCCAATCCCGCATGGGGTGAGTAGTGAGATTCGAACTCACGCTCTCCTGGGCCACAACCAGGTGTCGTAACCAACTGGACTATACCCACCAAGTTTGTATCTTCACTATTCATACTGACTGTATTATCATACAACTATTATTTAATTTTGTCAAATTATTTTTTTGTTTTTTTAGAAAATCCATCGAAAATCATTTCGCGTTCTTCTCACTGACAAATAATATAATACCACGAAATTAAAATTAATGCAAATATTTTTTTGATTTTCTTTTTATTTCTTTTGTAGTAGAATGTTTAGGAGGTGAATTATGAAAAAAGGCAGAAAATTATTATTAAAAATATTTGCTATCGTTATAGCTATAGCAATGATTGCTCCCCTAGTTTATAATGCTGTTGCTAGCCTATGATTATAGAGGATATAAAGTATTCGGATAAATACAATCTTATAAGTCTAACTATTTCTGGCGAGAAATTTTATGTAGATTATGATTTTTATTATGACTTAGACCTAGATATTGATAAGGAAATAGATTTTGATCTTTATAAAAAAATCCTTGCCTGTGATGAATATAATAGGGCAAAAAATTTTGCCCTAAACAAGATTTCTTATTCTCAAAAATCTACATATGAAATCAGGCAAAAGCTAAAGGATAAAAAATTTTCTGAAGATTCTATTGACAAGGTCATAGAGTTTTTGGATTCATATGGATTTTTAGATGATAAATCCTATGTCAGATCTTTTGTCAATGACAAGGACCAACTTTCTATGTGGTCAAAGAAGAAAATTGCTTTTATGCTAAAAAGAAAGCATATTGAAGAGAATCTCATAGAAGAATTTATATCTCAAATAGACCAAGATAGGGAGATAGAAAAGGCTTCTTTTTTTGCTGATAAAAAAATTAGAGATGACTACTCTTTTGAAAATAGGCAAAAAGTTTTTAGGCATTTGGTTGGCAAGGGTTTTGAGATTGATGTTATAAATATTGTCCTTGATGAAAGGTTTAAGTGATGCATTTTGTTTATATGGTCAGGTGTGTCGATAATAGTCTCTATACAGGCTATACTACAGACCTAGAAAGAAGAGTTAAAACCCATAATGAAGGCAAGGGTGCCAAATACACTAGGGCTAGGCTACCAGTTAGGCTTGTCTACTACAAAGAGGTAGAAAATATGTCTGAGGGCCTAAAGCTAGAAGCAAAACTAAAAAAATTATCAAAAAAGAAAAAAGAGGACCTGGTCCAAGGCTTTGAACTAGAAAAGTAAATTTCTTTCTCTTAGTTCATCCCTTAGACTGGATCCTCTTCTTTTTATGGTCATTTCAAATAGGCCCATGTTTGTAAAGCCAAAAATTTGACCTTCCAATTCGTATTTATCTATTGCTTCTTTTATTTTTTCTATAATGAGATCTTCATTTCCACTTCTTAGAAAATCTATAACTATCATGCCGCCTATGTTTCTTAGTTTTAGTTGGTAAGCTAAAAAGTCTATTAGCTCTAAATTTATATTTAGGAAAAATTCCTCTTTTTTCATTTTTGATTTTCTTGATCCTGTATTGATATCCACAACTGTCAGGGTCTCTAGCTCATCTATTATTATAGATAGGTCCTTGTAGGATATTTTTGACTCTTTGATTGATTCTTTAAGCTTTGAGAATATCAGGGAATTATTTATATCTATCTCTTCTATCTTATAGTCTTTATATTTTTCTAAATAGGATTCTTTTATAGGATTTTCCATCAAAAGTTTTGGAGTAGGGAAGAAATTTTCTTCTTTTATGAGCCTTTCTTTTTTATCAACCAGGTCTTGGTAAAGATCATCATTCTTCTCTGCCCCTTCCTTTAATTTGGGTTTTTGTCTGAGTGGATACCTGTTTACATAGTAGGACTCATTTTCTATCCTAAAGTTTTCGCTAGCTAGTCCCAATTTCCCATTGGTAGGCTCCCTGACATATTGGATGATGGCATTGTCCCCAACCTTGTAGTCTAGAGTAGATTTTAAAAACAAGTTCTCATCTTCGCTAATTTTTATAAAATATGATCCAAGACTAGGAATTTTATTTTCTAC
This window of the Anaerococcus mediterraneensis genome carries:
- the pyrH gene encoding UMP kinase, whose product is MQDFKRVVLKLSGEALAGKAGFGFDDEMILKICQNIKILADRGVQVAIVVGGGNFWRGRSGKTIDRASSDTIGMLGTVMNGLRIQGTLEEIGLDTRLMTAISMREVAEPYIRRRAERHLEKGRIVIFSAGTGLPYFSTDTTASLRALEIDADVILLGKTGTDGIYDKDPNKYDDAVKFDKLTYKDILQKELKIMDTTATSLCMDNNMPLIVFGIDDPANMVRVFDDENMGTRVKEKF
- a CDS encoding MATE family efflux transporter codes for the protein MRADRRELILHGNIYKAISVIAIPIILNNFIQQLYTLADAFWLGKLGTAEFAATSFTWPVIFLFNSIGMGLSIAAISLISQLIGRDEIKLAQKYNDTIINISLLFSIVFMVVGYFTADFIVGMMGAKGELYEFSVIYLKYSYFGIPAIFLYFVYAAVFQAQGKNSIPTLISTSCVIMNMVLNPFFIFDKIPYIGLRGLGLGVKGAALATVVTQILMIIFGLIHLRFNKDLIKLNYSSLIFIKWERTILQKIYTIATPSVIGQMGAAVGFIILNSFIQSYGTDTVAAYGMVNRISGLLNIPPGGIGSAITSIIGQNIGSGNIDRVKETFKKASIIIIIMSIIIAIVGYIYRIEILQFFIDAPADSNLMIQANTYMTYTLITLLMLNMFFVYQGLFQGSGNSKYAMFIDVVRLWVIRIPLLFYFKHMTDFGATGIWLAMAISNVLISIIAHIIYKQEKWMTGSF
- a CDS encoding regulatory protein RecX, producing MIIEDIKYSDKYNLISLTISGEKFYVDYDFYYDLDLDIDKEIDFDLYKKILACDEYNRAKNFALNKISYSQKSTYEIRQKLKDKKFSEDSIDKVIEFLDSYGFLDDKSYVRSFVNDKDQLSMWSKKKIAFMLKRKHIEENLIEEFISQIDQDREIEKASFFADKKIRDDYSFENRQKVFRHLVGKGFEIDVINIVLDERFK
- a CDS encoding GIY-YIG nuclease family protein, whose product is MHFVYMVRCVDNSLYTGYTTDLERRVKTHNEGKGAKYTRARLPVRLVYYKEVENMSEGLKLEAKLKKLSKKKKEDLVQGFELEK
- a CDS encoding ribonuclease E/G codes for the protein MKKILIDNKENILLRVVDERVMEVKFFDSFLDNIYRARVENKIPSLGSYFIKISEDENLFLKSTLDYKVGDNAIIQYVREPTNGKLGLASENFRIENESYYVNRYPLRQKPKLKEGAEKNDDLYQDLVDKKERLIKEENFFPTPKLLMENPIKESYLEKYKDYKIEEIDINNSLIFSKLKESIKESKISYKDLSIIIDELETLTVVDINTGSRKSKMKKEEFFLNINLELIDFLAYQLKLRNIGGMIVIDFLRSGNEDLIIEKIKEAIDKYELEGQIFGFTNMGLFEMTIKRRGSSLRDELRERNLLF